In one Flexibacter flexilis DSM 6793 genomic region, the following are encoded:
- a CDS encoding outer membrane beta-barrel protein: MKKIVLIFGVLAALSTQVATAQYVNLPPAATPVLRSKIQLGLSAGAGVSRTRIADSPYSMKWRTSAQIGLTSRYYFKDEKTYLQADFLLNRRGYNIDYNTKQLGSMGSDTISTNIKGFQNIYYLDLPIMVGTFLDKKKKWSAYAGLTFSLRAFSVFDYSGKTVYTTPDTIYVTHIKQRDYSNNAIDLVDLGFCAGLRYHLRPKLNIFARYSRDLAGVSLGEAGGLTNRNANVWAVAGVELYLQEFKNIFW, from the coding sequence ATGAAAAAAATTGTACTCATTTTCGGAGTATTGGCGGCTTTGAGCACCCAAGTTGCTACGGCGCAATATGTAAATTTGCCGCCTGCCGCCACGCCTGTGTTGCGTAGCAAAATACAATTAGGTTTGTCGGCTGGGGCTGGCGTATCGCGTACACGTATTGCCGACTCGCCGTACAGCATGAAATGGCGCACTTCTGCGCAAATCGGGCTTACCTCGCGCTATTATTTCAAAGACGAAAAAACCTATTTGCAAGCTGATTTTCTGTTGAATAGAAGAGGCTATAACATTGATTACAACACCAAGCAATTAGGAAGCATGGGCAGCGACACCATTAGCACCAATATCAAAGGCTTTCAGAATATTTATTATTTGGATTTGCCGATTATGGTGGGCACTTTTCTGGACAAAAAGAAAAAATGGAGTGCCTATGCTGGCCTAACTTTCTCGCTTAGAGCTTTTTCGGTATTTGATTATAGCGGAAAAACCGTTTATACAACACCCGATACAATCTATGTAACGCACATCAAACAGCGCGATTACTCCAATAACGCCATTGATTTGGTGGATTTGGGGTTTTGTGCGGGTCTGCGCTATCATCTGCGCCCCAAGCTCAATATTTTTGCGCGTTATTCGCGGGATTTGGCGGGTGTGAGCCTCGGAGAAGCTGGCGGCCTGACCAACCGCAATGCGAATGTTTGGGCGGTGGCTGGTGTGGAACTTTATTTACAAGAATTTAAAAATATATTCTGGTAA
- a CDS encoding EamA family transporter: MNFYNLSLLLIVAVLMGGYNFFIKASAGSIHEVVGAVILQTVAACLGAAVLAYLKFQKISDIHATGQGIGFAVAAGVCVGLAEIVSFYAFGKEIPVSVGLPIVLGGTILAGVALGMLFLGETFTLKQWLGIVCIIAGIMLIKS, encoded by the coding sequence ATGAATTTTTATAATTTGTCTTTACTACTGATTGTAGCCGTTTTGATGGGCGGCTACAATTTTTTTATTAAGGCCTCCGCAGGCAGCATTCACGAGGTAGTGGGTGCCGTGATTCTGCAAACCGTAGCGGCGTGTTTGGGGGCGGCGGTGTTGGCTTACCTTAAATTCCAGAAAATAAGCGACATACACGCAACAGGGCAGGGCATAGGCTTCGCCGTGGCGGCGGGTGTATGCGTGGGCTTGGCCGAAATCGTGTCGTTTTATGCTTTTGGGAAAGAAATACCCGTGTCGGTGGGCTTGCCGATTGTGTTGGGCGGTACGATTTTGGCGGGCGTAGCTTTAGGAATGTTATTTTTGGGTGAAACCTTTACGCTCAAACAATGGTTGGGAATTGTGTGTATTATTGCGGGAATAATGCTTATTAAAAGCTGA
- a CDS encoding aminotransferase class IV yields the protein MKCYYNGQMIDIEQFNVTSKSRAFCYGDGVFETIITDAAGFPRHWAAHWQRLTAGLMALQIAVDEYFTSDFLLKKIQELAQINAPNVAARVRLQVWRKTGGLYTPTQNGADWLLEAQPHEAFVGEKQTTILAQSVHLQASAWSAYKTCNSLPYILAGLERVRYAADEIILTDTAGHLAECQAANLFWVKNNTLFTPSLQTGCIAGITRSWLLRNAARLGWQVQEICAKPDVLQETEIVFGGNVAGVFPIRRLHDWHFRGNTPAVIELLTQFYE from the coding sequence ATGAAGTGTTATTATAACGGTCAAATGATTGATATTGAGCAATTTAATGTAACCTCCAAAAGCCGTGCGTTTTGTTATGGTGATGGTGTTTTTGAAACAATCATCACTGATGCCGCAGGTTTTCCGCGCCATTGGGCGGCGCATTGGCAAAGGCTTACGGCTGGGCTTATGGCCTTGCAAATTGCTGTTGATGAGTATTTTACATCAGATTTTTTATTGAAAAAAATACAAGAACTTGCTCAAATCAACGCCCCGAACGTGGCCGCACGCGTGCGTTTGCAGGTCTGGCGCAAAACTGGCGGACTTTATACGCCTACCCAAAACGGAGCAGATTGGCTTTTGGAGGCGCAACCGCACGAAGCATTTGTGGGGGAAAAGCAAACGACCATTCTCGCGCAAAGCGTGCATTTGCAGGCTTCGGCGTGGTCGGCTTACAAAACTTGCAATAGTTTGCCATACATCTTGGCGGGTTTGGAACGCGTGCGCTACGCCGCCGACGAGATTATCCTGACCGATACCGCAGGGCATTTGGCTGAATGTCAGGCGGCTAACTTGTTTTGGGTGAAAAATAACACACTTTTTACGCCTTCCTTGCAAACGGGCTGTATTGCAGGCATTACGCGCAGTTGGCTGTTGCGCAATGCGGCGCGATTGGGTTGGCAAGTGCAAGAGATTTGCGCCAAACCTGATGTTTTACAAGAAACCGAAATTGTTTTTGGGGGAAATGTAGCAGGTGTGTTTCCGATTCGCCGCCTCCACGACTGGCATTTTCGGGGAAATACACCTGCTGTAATTGAGCTACTTACGCAGTTTTATGAATGA
- a CDS encoding phosphoribosyltransferase family protein, translated as MQAQRIILNDIQTIDNQFVCADERLFDSALYSRFKYGSGQAAAHYAAQMYEVLRDKLTQVSGQWLITASAYKYVPTASNAIADAIYALITNNLPAIKIEKIKIRRQRLFASDYGNLDEEQRKNLMRQTDLQIDEEQVKGRNLIVVDDICVTGSHERRIAEMLGKTQVAQVYFLYVGQCRPPVVPNVEHRLNHEWMKSVENLLYIIENEYFIINARVCKFLLSYPYLPDLQAFYAQLSLDWLLSFQANMCGDGYDQMPEYADNYQILSNVIQQKRCFTI; from the coding sequence ATGCAAGCGCAAAGAATTATTCTTAATGATATACAAACAATTGATAATCAGTTTGTTTGTGCCGATGAGCGGCTTTTTGATTCGGCGTTGTATAGTCGTTTTAAATATGGTTCTGGGCAGGCGGCGGCGCATTATGCTGCGCAAATGTATGAAGTGTTACGGGATAAATTAACCCAAGTTTCTGGCCAGTGGCTCATTACGGCCTCGGCTTATAAGTACGTCCCGACGGCCTCTAATGCGATTGCAGACGCGATTTATGCTTTGATTACCAATAATTTGCCAGCAATAAAAATTGAGAAAATAAAAATCAGGAGACAACGGCTTTTTGCGTCAGACTACGGGAATCTGGACGAGGAGCAGCGCAAAAACCTGATGCGCCAAACCGATTTGCAAATAGACGAGGAGCAAGTAAAAGGCCGAAATCTGATTGTAGTGGATGATATTTGTGTAACAGGTTCGCATGAGCGGCGCATCGCCGAAATGCTAGGGAAGACGCAAGTGGCACAAGTATATTTTTTGTATGTGGGGCAGTGTAGGCCGCCAGTCGTGCCAAACGTAGAACATCGTTTGAATCATGAGTGGATGAAAAGCGTAGAAAATTTATTATATATTATTGAAAATGAATATTTTATAATAAATGCAAGAGTTTGTAAATTTCTTCTCTCCTACCCTTACCTACCTGATTTACAGGCGTTTTATGCGCAGCTGTCGTTGGATTGGCTGCTCTCCTTTCAGGCCAATATGTGCGGTGACGGCTATGACCAAATGCCCGAATATGCCGACAATTATCAAATATTAAGCAATGTTATACAACAAAAAAGGTGCTTTACAATATAA
- a CDS encoding NADH-quinone oxidoreductase subunit B, translated as MNNTLTEQQKTGELGLVVTRLDDLMNWARLSSLWPMGFGLACCAIEMMQTYASGYDLDRFGVIPRASPRQSDVMIVSGTVTFKMADRVRRLYEQMPEPRYVISMGSCANCGGPYWEHGYHVVKGVDRIVPVDVYVQGCPPRPEALIGAFLKLQEKVREEHLIAPLAVARLMGKTKT; from the coding sequence ATGAATAATACTTTAACCGAACAACAGAAAACAGGCGAATTGGGCTTGGTCGTTACGCGCTTAGATGATTTGATGAACTGGGCGCGGCTCTCGTCTTTGTGGCCGATGGGCTTCGGGCTGGCTTGCTGTGCTATCGAAATGATGCAAACTTACGCTTCGGGCTACGACCTCGACCGCTTCGGCGTGATTCCCAGAGCCTCACCGCGCCAATCCGATGTAATGATTGTGTCGGGGACGGTTACGTTCAAGATGGCTGACCGCGTGCGCCGACTCTACGAGCAAATGCCTGAGCCGCGTTACGTGATTTCGATGGGGAGCTGTGCCAACTGTGGCGGCCCGTATTGGGAACACGGCTATCACGTCGTAAAAGGTGTGGATAGAATCGTGCCCGTTGATGTGTATGTGCAAGGTTGTCCGCCGCGCCCTGAGGCATTGATTGGGGCTTTTCTGAAGCTACAAGAAAAAGTGCGCGAAGAGCATCTGATTGCGCCTTTGGCGGTGGCCAGACTCATGGGAAAAACTAAAACATAG
- the mdh gene encoding malate dehydrogenase, producing MKVTVVGAGAVGATAADNIVRRDIAEEVVLLDIKEGFAEGKAMDIMQTATLAGFNGKLKGVTNDYAATANSDVVVVTSGLPRKPGMTREDLIGINAGIVKSVTENILKYSPNTILIIVSNPMDTMTYLALKSSGLPKNRVIGMGGILDSSRFKYFLSEALGCTANELQANVIGGHGDTTMIPLTRLATYNTLPVSEFLSADALAKISADTMVGGATLTKLLGTSAWYAPGAAVAKLVESILLNQKLILPCCVSLDGEYGQNDICLGVPVVIGKDGWEKIIDFKLNAEEQALFNKSADAVRSMNDVLATLA from the coding sequence ATGAAAGTTACCGTAGTAGGTGCTGGCGCAGTAGGGGCTACCGCTGCCGACAACATTGTTCGTCGCGACATTGCAGAAGAAGTTGTATTGCTCGACATCAAAGAAGGTTTTGCAGAAGGCAAAGCAATGGACATTATGCAAACAGCTACGCTTGCTGGTTTCAATGGCAAACTTAAAGGCGTAACTAATGATTATGCGGCTACAGCCAATTCTGATGTAGTAGTAGTTACTTCAGGCTTGCCACGCAAACCTGGTATGACACGCGAAGACCTTATCGGCATTAATGCTGGTATCGTTAAGTCTGTTACAGAAAACATTCTAAAATATTCTCCAAATACTATTCTTATCATCGTGTCTAACCCAATGGATACCATGACGTATTTGGCTCTTAAATCGTCTGGCTTGCCTAAAAACCGCGTAATCGGTATGGGTGGTATTTTGGACAGCTCACGCTTCAAGTATTTCTTGTCTGAAGCACTTGGTTGCACTGCAAACGAGTTGCAAGCAAACGTAATCGGTGGTCACGGTGATACAACCATGATTCCGCTTACTCGTTTGGCTACTTACAACACATTGCCTGTGTCTGAGTTCCTTTCGGCTGATGCGCTTGCCAAAATCTCTGCCGACACTATGGTAGGTGGTGCAACGCTTACAAAATTGCTTGGAACATCTGCTTGGTATGCACCAGGTGCAGCGGTTGCCAAATTGGTAGAAAGCATTTTGTTGAACCAAAAACTAATTCTTCCTTGCTGCGTGTCGCTTGACGGCGAGTACGGCCAAAACGATATTTGTTTGGGCGTGCCTGTGGTTATCGGCAAAGATGGTTGGGAAAAAATCATTGATTTCAAACTCAACGCCGAAGAACAAGCATTGTTCAACAAATCTGCTGACGCAGTGCGTAGCATGAACGATGTATTGGCTACTTTAGCATAG
- a CDS encoding class I SAM-dependent methyltransferase: MALLTPEHWSTYQLIDSGNFEKLERFGDHILARPEPQAAWDKSLSETDWENLAGATFRREKGSQEKGEWIVRKGTPERWFMDYRSPQMRLSFKIALSSFKHVGIFPEQAANWEYIFTHTQKMPVQTPRVLNLFAYTGGASLAAKAAGADVAHVDSVKQVVSWARENMEASKLDNIRWVVEDALKFVKREVKRGSVYQGIILDPPAYGRGPDGEKWVLEEHINELLKLCSQLLDKQNHFFILNLYSLGFSTLIVENLINCSFGQVKNPEAGELYLEDKHKKRLPLGTYYRFHS, translated from the coding sequence ATTGCATTACTGACCCCCGAACACTGGAGCACGTACCAACTCATCGACTCGGGCAATTTTGAGAAATTAGAACGCTTCGGCGACCATATTTTGGCACGTCCCGAACCGCAAGCCGCTTGGGACAAATCTCTCTCCGAAACGGATTGGGAAAATTTGGCGGGTGCAACCTTCCGCCGCGAAAAAGGCAGCCAAGAAAAAGGCGAATGGATTGTGCGCAAAGGCACGCCAGAACGTTGGTTTATGGACTATCGCAGCCCACAAATGCGCCTTAGCTTCAAAATCGCGCTTTCTTCGTTCAAACACGTGGGAATTTTCCCCGAACAGGCCGCCAATTGGGAGTATATTTTTACGCACACCCAAAAAATGCCTGTACAAACGCCTCGCGTGCTTAACTTGTTTGCTTATACGGGTGGCGCATCGTTGGCCGCCAAAGCGGCTGGGGCAGACGTGGCGCACGTGGATTCGGTGAAGCAAGTGGTAAGCTGGGCGCGTGAAAACATGGAGGCCAGCAAATTGGATAACATTCGCTGGGTGGTGGAAGATGCCCTCAAGTTTGTGAAGCGCGAAGTAAAACGTGGCTCTGTGTATCAGGGAATTATCCTTGACCCGCCCGCCTACGGACGTGGCCCCGATGGTGAAAAATGGGTTTTGGAAGAACACATTAACGAATTACTTAAACTCTGCTCGCAGCTTTTGGACAAACAAAATCACTTCTTTATCCTGAATCTGTATTCGTTGGGATTTTCTACGCTTATCGTCGAAAACCTAATTAATTGCTCGTTTGGGCAAGTGAAAAATCCCGAAGCTGGCGAGTTGTATTTGGAAGATAAACACAAAAAACGCTTGCCGCTGGGCACGTATTACCGTTTTCATTCATAA
- a CDS encoding MraY family glycosyltransferase, with protein MNYTLLIPLAISLFIIELLYFRLADRFNIIDKPNQRSSHTRITIRGGGVVFYMAAIAYFFYFGFPLPYFFVGLTIVTVISFYDDISSVSSGVRSALQLTAMLLMAYQLDAYMQSWWILACFFVLAVGILNAYNFMDGINGITGIYSLITLLSLAYLNTLDTITFTDTQLPVWVAVGVAVFNFFNCRPKAKCFAGDVGSVSVAFIVIYLLAGLIFQAKNIYYILLLGVYGVDSVLTIVQRLMRRENIFQPHRTHLYQVLANETKIPHVNVSIIYGIIQLIINVIVFQTTDLSGATQTGIAAAILLSLAVLYWTLKSYLLRRHAAQQAQA; from the coding sequence GTGAATTACACTTTACTTATCCCGTTGGCTATCAGCTTATTTATTATCGAATTGCTGTATTTTCGGTTGGCCGACCGCTTCAACATCATCGATAAACCCAACCAACGCAGTTCGCACACACGCATTACGATTCGCGGCGGCGGTGTGGTTTTTTATATGGCGGCCATCGCCTACTTTTTTTATTTTGGCTTTCCCCTCCCCTATTTTTTTGTTGGCCTGACCATCGTAACGGTTATCAGCTTTTACGACGACATTAGCAGCGTATCGAGTGGCGTACGCAGTGCCTTACAACTTACAGCCATGCTCCTAATGGCTTATCAATTAGATGCTTATATGCAAAGTTGGTGGATTTTGGCTTGCTTTTTTGTGTTGGCCGTCGGAATCCTGAACGCTTACAACTTCATGGACGGCATCAATGGCATTACGGGGATTTACAGTCTAATAACATTGCTCTCGTTGGCTTATCTCAATACATTGGACACAATCACCTTCACAGATACGCAATTGCCTGTATGGGTTGCGGTGGGCGTTGCCGTGTTCAACTTTTTTAATTGCCGCCCCAAAGCCAAATGTTTTGCGGGAGACGTGGGCAGTGTTTCGGTGGCCTTTATCGTGATTTATTTGTTGGCTGGCCTTATTTTCCAAGCCAAAAACATTTATTATATTTTGCTGCTGGGTGTTTATGGTGTGGATAGCGTGCTTACGATTGTGCAACGCCTCATGCGCCGCGAAAACATTTTCCAGCCGCACCGCACGCATTTGTACCAAGTTTTGGCCAACGAAACCAAAATACCTCACGTAAACGTTTCGATTATTTACGGAATTATTCAGCTCATTATCAACGTTATAGTATTCCAAACAACGGATTTGAGCGGCGCGACACAAACAGGCATTGCCGCCGCTATTTTGCTTTCGTTGGCCGTGCTGTACTGGACACTCAAAAGCTATTTGTTGCGCCGTCACGCCGCCCAACAAGCACAAGCCTAA
- a CDS encoding HAD family hydrolase gives MENEIKIISFDLWQTIIMPNRAFRAQRVAALAQALGQTPSLELEQLMLETDKQLDLQTDATGRQFSSLVRTHALAQRLHYVKPIDFEWLYTRINEAFLSDPPTLIEPSFPATLQALRDKNYKITLLSNTGFVEGKTLRAFFENLKINDLFDLLLFSDEHDMAKPQPAFFEKITQHFGCAAAQVLHIGDNPVADYAGALASNMNALLFAPESLPNLPDFQVINSLSDTHTFIAQNAHASAKNYS, from the coding sequence ATGGAAAACGAAATAAAAATTATCAGTTTTGATTTGTGGCAAACGATTATAATGCCTAATCGCGCATTCCGTGCGCAACGCGTGGCGGCTTTGGCGCAAGCTCTCGGCCAAACGCCAAGCCTTGAATTAGAACAACTTATGCTCGAAACTGACAAACAACTGGATTTGCAGACCGATGCCACTGGCCGCCAATTTAGTTCTTTGGTGCGTACGCATGCTTTGGCGCAGCGTTTACATTATGTTAAGCCGATAGATTTTGAATGGCTATACACACGCATCAACGAAGCGTTTCTTTCTGACCCGCCAACCCTGATAGAACCCTCATTTCCAGCGACTTTACAAGCCTTGCGCGATAAAAACTACAAAATAACATTGCTTAGCAATACGGGTTTTGTAGAAGGAAAAACGCTACGAGCATTTTTTGAAAATCTGAAAATCAATGATTTGTTTGATTTACTGCTTTTTTCGGACGAACACGACATGGCCAAGCCGCAACCCGCTTTTTTCGAGAAAATAACCCAACATTTTGGTTGTGCGGCGGCGCAAGTCTTGCACATCGGCGACAATCCCGTAGCTGATTACGCGGGAGCTTTGGCCAGCAACATGAACGCTTTGTTGTTTGCACCCGAATCCTTGCCAAATCTTCCTGACTTTCAGGTAATTAATAGTTTGTCTGATACACATACTTTTATTGCCCAAAACGCCCATGCAAGCGCAAAGAATTATTCTTAA
- a CDS encoding putative porin: protein MKKKLLILSFSLWACQQGFAQIVDDTTHQKYGPQTVRYFLEKEIYENKRVLHTLDTTLRDVHNTDDFLYSDQNSFRPNKNLGNWGSAIQSQYFALPKQIGTNYGVDVFTPYALDAGAARYFNTFSPYTYAHYYQGGFGRQMLKAGFNRNFTTRFNFGFDYRRITSQKQIGVTKNRDPEASQHAGLVYASYVSKNGKYVFLGNYSHLNQYTYETGGVKPAQEDFVDGQLDKDKLFDYKIEQINLSATAHNRDLRNKWHIYQQYTLDNQDAVQLFYLFERSRQTNRYTDPSVDSSQIYGAGIYDSSATFQQQIYTLWEQRGGIKGKLGGAAHYAVYFRRKDFTLNSLFPIAQTLKNENFVGGQLRYHLPADSTYFVSVDAEMQPSRDYWAKVLLHTDLVEAGAEQMRYAPTMVQRYYNGNHFVWENPNFEYTDATHLWGNANLKLGKKMVIKPMAEFTTLKNYIYYGTDAKAHQVGKDTTIKVLAAGTELNLTLGKWHLNHLFRYTKTSGADVIRMPDKYAQLRYYYESPMFKSALLVQVGLDMRWRSSYYADAYMPATQQFRLQNDFLVSPYMVTDLFVNMRIKRVQIFFKLNNITQGIGGKGYFAAPYYPGTRRMLDFGLIWQFFD, encoded by the coding sequence GTGAAAAAGAAATTATTAATACTTAGCTTTAGTCTTTGGGCTTGCCAACAGGGTTTTGCCCAAATCGTAGATGATACTACACATCAAAAATACGGACCTCAAACGGTGCGCTATTTTCTCGAAAAAGAAATTTATGAAAATAAACGAGTGTTGCACACGCTGGACACTACGTTGCGCGACGTTCATAACACTGATGATTTTTTGTATTCCGACCAAAATTCATTTCGCCCAAACAAAAATTTAGGCAATTGGGGTTCGGCTATTCAATCGCAATATTTTGCCTTGCCCAAACAAATTGGTACCAACTACGGCGTAGATGTTTTTACGCCTTACGCACTTGATGCGGGGGCGGCGCGTTATTTCAATACGTTTTCGCCTTACACGTATGCGCATTATTATCAAGGTGGATTTGGTCGCCAAATGCTGAAAGCGGGTTTTAATCGCAATTTTACGACCCGTTTTAACTTTGGTTTTGATTATCGCCGCATCACGTCCCAAAAACAAATCGGCGTAACCAAAAACCGCGACCCAGAAGCCAGCCAACACGCAGGCCTTGTGTATGCGAGCTATGTTTCCAAAAATGGCAAATACGTTTTCTTGGGCAATTATTCGCACCTGAACCAATACACTTACGAAACGGGCGGCGTGAAACCAGCCCAAGAAGATTTTGTAGATGGGCAGTTGGACAAAGACAAATTGTTTGATTATAAAATCGAGCAAATCAATCTGTCGGCTACGGCGCACAACCGCGATTTGCGCAACAAATGGCATATTTATCAGCAATATACGCTTGATAATCAAGATGCTGTGCAGTTGTTTTATTTGTTTGAAAGAAGCCGCCAAACCAACCGTTACACAGACCCGTCCGTAGATAGTTCACAGATTTATGGGGCTGGGATTTATGATTCAAGTGCTACTTTTCAGCAACAAATCTATACGCTTTGGGAGCAAAGGGGCGGCATAAAAGGCAAGTTGGGCGGCGCGGCGCATTATGCTGTGTATTTCCGTCGCAAAGATTTTACGCTGAATAGCCTTTTCCCGATAGCGCAAACGCTTAAAAATGAGAACTTTGTAGGTGGACAATTGCGTTATCATTTGCCTGCTGATAGCACCTATTTTGTGAGTGTGGATGCCGAAATGCAGCCTTCGCGCGATTATTGGGCTAAAGTGTTGTTGCATACGGATTTGGTAGAGGCTGGCGCGGAGCAAATGCGTTATGCGCCGACGATGGTACAGCGTTATTACAATGGCAATCATTTTGTTTGGGAAAATCCCAATTTTGAATACACAGACGCTACGCACCTTTGGGGAAATGCCAATTTGAAATTAGGTAAAAAAATGGTTATCAAGCCAATGGCCGAGTTTACGACCCTGAAAAACTATATTTATTACGGTACAGATGCCAAAGCCCATCAAGTAGGAAAAGATACGACTATTAAGGTGTTGGCGGCGGGAACGGAACTTAATTTGACGCTTGGTAAATGGCACTTGAACCATTTGTTCCGCTATACCAAAACGTCGGGTGCGGACGTAATCCGTATGCCTGACAAGTACGCACAACTTCGTTACTACTACGAAAGTCCAATGTTTAAAAGTGCGTTGCTTGTGCAAGTCGGCTTGGATATGCGTTGGCGTTCGTCGTATTATGCCGATGCGTATATGCCTGCTACACAGCAGTTTCGGTTGCAAAATGACTTCTTAGTTTCGCCGTATATGGTGACGGATTTGTTTGTGAATATGCGCATCAAACGCGTTCAGATATTTTTTAAACTCAATAACATTACGCAAGGAATTGGCGGAAAAGGCTATTTTGCTGCACCTTATTACCCTGGCACGCGCCGTATGTTGGACTTTGGTCTGATTTGGCAATTCTTTGATTAA